In one window of Pseudoalteromonas sp. GCY DNA:
- the ybaK gene encoding Cys-tRNA(Pro) deacylase, which yields MTPAINLLKKAKVAFQVLQFEHDPNDHDFANEAAKKLNLDREKVFKTLLIDVDGKLHVAVSPATQQVDLKAFAKACKGKKAQLADQQNAQKVTGYLIGGISPFAQKKQLPTLLHESALAYEQIYVSAGKRGVEVVVSPATIEQLCKAKIALF from the coding sequence ATGACACCTGCAATTAACCTACTTAAAAAGGCGAAAGTGGCGTTCCAAGTGCTGCAATTTGAGCATGACCCTAACGATCACGACTTTGCTAATGAAGCGGCGAAAAAGCTAAACCTAGACCGAGAAAAAGTGTTCAAAACCCTGCTGATTGACGTTGATGGTAAATTGCATGTAGCCGTTTCTCCAGCGACGCAACAAGTGGATTTAAAAGCCTTTGCTAAAGCGTGTAAGGGGAAAAAAGCACAGCTTGCAGATCAACAGAACGCGCAAAAGGTAACCGGTTATTTAATAGGTGGTATAAGCCCGTTTGCGCAGAAAAAACAGCTGCCCACGTTACTTCACGAGAGTGCTTTAGCATATGAGCAAATTTATGTTAGTGCAGGCAAACGGGGAGTTGAAGTCGTTGTTTCACCTGCTACGATAGAACAGCTATGTAAAGCAAAAATCGCACTGTTTTAA
- the dnaJ gene encoding molecular chaperone DnaJ: MSKPDYYEVLGVARDASERDIKKAYKRLAMKYHPDRTAGNTELEAKFKEVKEAYEILTDSQKRQMYDQYGHAAFEQGGGAGHGGFGGAGDFGDIFGDVFGDIFGGGGGRRQSRQQRGADLRYNLELSLEEAVRGKQVDIQVPTWVSCKPCDGSGAKAGSKPKTCTTCHGAGQVQMRQGFFAVQQTCPTCQGTGQIISDPCNSCHGQGRVEKTKTLNVKIPAGVDTGDRVRLSGEGEAGAHGAPAGDLYVQVSVKEHPIFVRDGNNLYCEVPISFTTAALGGEIEVPTLDGRAKLKIPSESQTGKMFRMRGKGVKSVRSGAVGDLICKVVLETPVNLNERQKELLQEFEESMGENNGKNRPKAQGFFDGVKKFFDDLTK, encoded by the coding sequence ATGTCTAAACCTGACTATTATGAAGTATTAGGTGTTGCAAGAGACGCCAGTGAACGTGACATTAAAAAGGCGTATAAACGTCTTGCAATGAAATATCACCCAGATCGTACTGCAGGTAACACCGAACTCGAAGCGAAATTCAAAGAAGTAAAAGAAGCTTACGAGATATTGACTGATAGTCAAAAACGCCAGATGTATGATCAATACGGCCATGCAGCTTTCGAACAAGGTGGTGGTGCTGGTCATGGTGGATTTGGCGGCGCTGGCGACTTCGGCGATATTTTTGGGGACGTATTCGGTGATATCTTTGGTGGCGGTGGTGGCCGTCGTCAATCAAGACAACAGCGTGGCGCGGATTTAAGATATAACCTTGAGTTAAGCCTTGAAGAAGCGGTACGTGGTAAGCAGGTTGATATCCAAGTACCAACTTGGGTGAGCTGTAAACCATGTGATGGTAGTGGTGCGAAAGCAGGTTCTAAGCCTAAAACTTGTACAACCTGTCATGGTGCAGGTCAAGTACAAATGCGCCAAGGTTTCTTTGCTGTACAGCAAACTTGTCCAACTTGTCAGGGCACAGGTCAGATCATTTCAGATCCATGTAACAGCTGTCACGGACAAGGCCGTGTGGAGAAAACGAAGACACTTAACGTTAAGATCCCAGCAGGGGTTGATACGGGTGATAGAGTACGTTTGTCTGGCGAAGGTGAAGCGGGTGCGCATGGTGCTCCAGCCGGCGACCTGTACGTACAAGTGAGTGTAAAAGAGCACCCAATCTTCGTACGTGACGGCAACAACTTGTACTGTGAAGTGCCAATTAGCTTTACAACGGCAGCACTCGGTGGTGAGATTGAAGTGCCGACCCTAGATGGCCGCGCAAAACTGAAGATTCCATCGGAAAGTCAAACGGGTAAAATGTTCCGTATGCGTGGTAAAGGCGTGAAATCTGTGCGTAGCGGTGCGGTAGGCGACTTAATTTGTAAAGTTGTCCTTGAGACGCCAGTAAACTTAAACGAGCGTCAAAAAGAGCTTCTGCAAGAGTTTGAAGAGTCTATGGGTGAAAACAACGGTAAGAACCGTCCTAAGGCACAAGGCTTTTTTGACGGCGTTAAGAAGTTCTTTGATGACTTAACTAAGTAA
- the dnaK gene encoding molecular chaperone DnaK, protein MGKIIGIDLGTTNSCVAVLDGDKPRVIENAEGDRTTPSVIAFTDDGETLVGQPAKRQAVTNPKNTLYAIKRLIGRRFEDEEVQRDLSIMPFNIVKADNGDAWVEVRGEKRAAPQISAEVLKKMKKTAEDFLGEPVTEAVITVPAYFNDSQRQATKDAGRIAGLEVKRIINEPTAAALAYGMDKKQGDNVVAVYDLGGGTFDISIIEIDEVEGEHTFEVLATNGDTHLGGEDFDNRVINYLVAEFKKDQGIDLKTDPLAMQRVKEAAEKAKIELSSAQQTEVNLPYVTADATGPKHMNVKLTRAKLESLVEDLVAQSIEPLKRALADADLSVSDVNDIILVGGQTRMPLVQKTVAEFFGKEPRKDVNPDEAVAVGAAVQGGVLAGDVKDVLLLDVCPLSLGIETMGQVMTALIEKNTTIPTKKSQTFSTAEDNQSAVTIHVLQGERKRSSDNKSLGQFNLEGIRPAQRGVPQIEVTFDVDADGILHVSAKDKDTGKEQKITIQASSGLSDEEVEKMVRDAEANAEEDKKFEELVGVRNQADALVHATRKQVEEAGDDLPADDKTAIEAALGELETAIKSDSKDEIEAKTQALAEKSQKLMEIAQAKAQAQQAGGDAGAQQGSAKKDDDVVDAEFEEVKDDK, encoded by the coding sequence ATGGGTAAAATTATTGGAATCGATTTAGGTACTACTAACTCTTGCGTAGCGGTACTTGATGGTGACAAGCCGCGCGTTATTGAAAATGCTGAGGGCGACCGCACAACTCCTTCTGTTATTGCATTTACAGATGATGGTGAAACACTAGTCGGTCAGCCAGCAAAACGCCAGGCCGTGACTAACCCTAAAAATACACTTTACGCGATTAAGCGTCTAATTGGTCGTCGTTTTGAAGATGAAGAAGTACAGCGTGACCTTAGCATCATGCCTTTCAACATCGTAAAAGCGGACAACGGTGACGCTTGGGTTGAAGTACGTGGTGAGAAAAGAGCTGCACCTCAGATCTCAGCTGAAGTTCTTAAGAAAATGAAGAAAACAGCTGAAGACTTTCTTGGTGAACCAGTAACAGAAGCTGTTATCACAGTTCCTGCATATTTCAACGATTCACAGCGTCAAGCAACAAAAGATGCTGGTCGTATCGCAGGTCTTGAAGTTAAGCGTATTATCAATGAACCAACAGCAGCAGCACTTGCTTACGGCATGGATAAAAAGCAAGGCGACAACGTTGTTGCAGTATACGACTTAGGTGGTGGTACATTCGATATCTCAATCATCGAGATTGATGAAGTTGAAGGCGAGCACACCTTTGAAGTACTAGCAACCAACGGTGACACTCACCTAGGTGGTGAAGACTTTGATAACCGCGTTATCAACTACCTAGTTGCAGAATTTAAGAAAGACCAAGGCATCGACCTAAAAACTGACCCGCTAGCGATGCAGCGTGTTAAAGAAGCGGCTGAGAAAGCGAAAATCGAGCTGTCTTCAGCACAGCAAACTGAGGTAAATCTACCTTACGTTACTGCTGATGCAACAGGTCCTAAGCACATGAACGTTAAGCTAACTCGTGCAAAACTTGAGTCACTAGTTGAAGACTTAGTTGCGCAATCAATCGAGCCGCTAAAACGTGCACTTGCTGATGCAGACCTTTCTGTAAGCGACGTAAATGACATCATCCTAGTTGGTGGTCAAACACGTATGCCACTGGTACAGAAAACAGTAGCTGAATTCTTTGGCAAAGAGCCACGTAAAGACGTTAACCCTGATGAAGCGGTAGCAGTTGGTGCTGCGGTTCAAGGTGGTGTACTTGCGGGTGACGTGAAAGACGTACTATTACTTGACGTTTGTCCTCTGTCTCTAGGTATTGAGACTATGGGTCAAGTAATGACTGCGTTAATCGAGAAAAACACGACTATCCCTACTAAGAAGTCGCAAACTTTCTCAACAGCAGAAGACAATCAGTCTGCAGTAACAATTCACGTACTACAGGGTGAGCGTAAGCGTTCAAGCGATAACAAATCTCTAGGTCAATTCAACCTAGAAGGTATCCGCCCAGCGCAGCGCGGTGTGCCACAAATCGAAGTTACCTTTGATGTGGATGCTGATGGTATCTTACACGTGTCTGCGAAAGACAAAGACACAGGTAAAGAGCAGAAGATCACAATCCAAGCTTCTTCAGGTCTAAGCGATGAAGAAGTAGAAAAAATGGTACGTGATGCGGAAGCAAACGCCGAAGAAGATAAGAAGTTTGAAGAGCTAGTTGGCGTTCGTAACCAAGCTGATGCACTTGTTCATGCTACACGCAAGCAAGTAGAAGAAGCGGGTGACGACCTTCCAGCTGACGACAAGACAGCAATTGAAGCTGCACTTGGCGAGCTAGAAACAGCAATTAAGAGCGATAGCAAAGACGAAATCGAAGCTAAGACACAAGCACTTGCAGAGAAATCGCAAAAGCTAATGGAAATCGCTCAAGCTAAAGCGCAAGCTCAACAAGCAGGCGGTGACGCAGGTGCCCAACAAGGTTCAGCGAAAAAAGACGACGACGTAGTTGACGCTGAATTTGAAGAAGTTAAAGACGACAAGTAA
- a CDS encoding thioesterase family protein: MTFDEIIQSEHLQQAQTQMTFPASWCQGRTAFGGLSAAIAVQSMKHQLTEPRRLLSVSVNFVGPLLEGAPFTVATTILRSGKNATQMQTQLIQSGEVCLIAIGCFGKDRASAIQVANADSPTLSGVNPKAVLPYQEGVMPAFFQHVALNAQQGALPFSGAPSSNLGGWMRFKSQTTSVNELHTLALADSWPPTLLQMCKAPSPASSMSWYIEFLCEISLDSESWLGFEAVTHHSQNGYGIEDAKIWSQNGKLLALSRQTVAVFD; encoded by the coding sequence ATGACATTTGATGAAATTATTCAGTCGGAGCATTTACAGCAAGCGCAAACACAAATGACGTTTCCTGCAAGTTGGTGTCAAGGCCGTACTGCGTTTGGAGGATTATCTGCAGCGATAGCGGTACAAAGTATGAAGCATCAACTGACAGAGCCTCGTCGACTGCTCTCCGTGAGCGTAAATTTTGTCGGACCACTGCTAGAAGGCGCACCATTTACAGTTGCAACAACCATTTTGCGTAGCGGCAAAAATGCAACCCAAATGCAAACCCAACTGATCCAGTCAGGTGAGGTTTGTCTTATTGCTATCGGGTGCTTTGGCAAGGATAGAGCATCCGCTATCCAAGTTGCAAATGCGGATAGCCCTACTCTTTCAGGTGTTAATCCAAAGGCAGTTCTTCCATACCAAGAAGGTGTGATGCCTGCATTTTTCCAACATGTCGCGCTCAATGCCCAGCAAGGGGCTTTGCCATTTTCAGGCGCACCATCTTCAAATCTGGGTGGCTGGATGCGATTTAAATCACAAACTACATCGGTAAATGAACTACATACACTAGCTCTTGCTGATTCATGGCCGCCAACCTTACTCCAGATGTGTAAAGCGCCAAGCCCCGCCAGCAGTATGTCTTGGTACATAGAATTTTTGTGTGAAATTTCACTCGACTCAGAGTCTTGGCTGGGCTTTGAAGCCGTGACCCACCATAGCCAAAATGGTTATGGTATTGAAGATGCTAAAATTTGGTCACAAAATGGCAAGCTGCTCGCCCTAAGCCGCCAAACCGTCGCGGTATTTGATTAA